A region from the Streptomyces tsukubensis genome encodes:
- a CDS encoding DUF4365 domain-containing protein — translation METLQIGYLHAVAAAAGCSLSQPFPDNGIDWHVSHGSPGHAVDDEVTVKVQLKCTGRIPPRPPGPSFPFTLDNDHLAKLARTPVSVHRILVVMLVPRAPEDWLRAGHDRLELRHCCYWTNLAGQPATGRRRTTVRIPTARIFDDRALREIMARVGSGGRP, via the coding sequence ATGGAAACGCTCCAGATCGGCTATCTGCACGCCGTCGCCGCCGCGGCGGGCTGCTCCCTCTCCCAGCCCTTCCCTGACAACGGCATCGACTGGCACGTCAGCCACGGCTCCCCGGGCCACGCCGTGGACGACGAGGTGACCGTCAAGGTCCAGCTCAAATGCACCGGCCGGATCCCGCCCCGTCCGCCGGGGCCCTCGTTCCCCTTCACCCTGGACAACGACCACCTCGCCAAGCTCGCCCGCACCCCCGTCTCCGTCCACCGGATCCTGGTGGTGATGCTGGTGCCCCGCGCCCCCGAGGACTGGCTGCGGGCCGGCCACGACCGGCTCGAACTCCGCCACTGCTGCTACTGGACCAATCTGGCCGGGCAGCCCGCCACGGGACGGCGCCGGACGACCGTACGGATCCCCACCGCGCGGATCTTCGACGACCGGGCACTGCGGGAGATCATGGCGCGGGTCGGATCGGGAGGCAGACCGTGA